GTCGCTCTGGTATATGGAGGGTGTGTGTCGCTCTGGTATATGGAGAGTGTGTGTCGCTCTGGTATATGGAGTGTGTGTGTCGCTCTGGTATATGGAGTGTGTGTGTCGCTCTGGTATATGGAGAGTGTGTGTCGCTCTGGTATATGGAGAGTGTGTGTCGCTCCGGTATATGGAGAGTGTGTGTCGCTCCGGTATATGGAGAGTGTGTGTCGCTCTGGTATATGGAGGGTGTGTGTCGCTCTGGTATATGGAGTGTGTGTCGCTCTGGTATATGGAGAGTGTGTGTCGCTCTGGTATATGGAGTGTGTGTGTCGCTCCGGTATATGGAGAGTGTGTGTCGCTCTGGTATATGGAGAGTGTGTGTCGCTCTGGTATATGGAGTGTGTGTGTCGCTCCGGTATATGGAGAGTGTGTGTCGCTCTGGTATATGGAGAGTGTGTGTCGCTCTGGTATATGGAGTGTGTGTCGCTCCGGTATATGGAGGGTGTGTGTCGCTCCGGTATATGGAGAGTGTGTGTCGCTCCGGTATATGGAGAGTGTGTGTCGCTCCGGTATATGGAGAGTGTGTGTCGCTCCGGTATATGGAGAGTGTGTGTCGCTCCGGTATATGGAGGGTGTGTGTCGCTCCGGTATATGGAGTGTGTGTCGCTCCGGTATATGGAGAGTGTGTGTCGCTCCGGTATATGGAGGGCGTTATATTGGGGTCTCCTCCAGTTTACTTGCTATGAGCAGGGCCTGATTCTGGAATTCAGCATACATTTCCAGATGAGGAAAGTGGAAGGGGGGGCTgttggagggagggagggggggggggggctgcactggtggaggaggtgaggggctgcactggtggaggaggggctctcctggtggaggagggggGGCTGCACTGGTGAAGGAGGGGGGGCTGCACTGGTGGAGGAGGTGAGGGGCTGCACTGGTGGAGGAGGGGCtctcctggtggaggagggggggctgcactggtggaggagggggggctgcactggtggaggaggtgaggggctgcactggtggaggagggggctgcACTGGTAGAGGAGGGGGGGCTGcactggtggaggaggggggggctgcactggtggaggagggggggctgcactggtggaggaggggaggggctgcactggtggaggtgaggggctgcactggtggaggagggggctctcctggtggaggagggggctgcactggtggaggaggggctctcctggtggaggagggggctgcactggtggaggagggggggctgcactggtggaggagggggggctgcactggtggaggaggtgaggggctgcactggtggaggaggtgaggggctgcactggtggaggagggggctgcactggtggaggaggtgaggggctgcactggtggaggagggggctctcctggtggaggagggggctgcactggtggaggaggggctctcctggtggaggagggggctgcactggtggaggagggggggctgcactggtggaggagggggctctcctggtggaggaggtgaggggctgcactggtggaggaggggctctcctggtggaggagggggctgcactggtggaggaggtgaggggctgcactggtggaggaggggctctcctggtggaggagggggctgcactggtggaggagggggggctgcactggtggaggagggggctctCCTGGTGGAGGGGGTGAGGGGCtctcctggtggaggagggggggctgcactggtggaggagggggctctcctggtggaggaggtgaggggctgcactggtggaggagggggggctgcactggtggaggagggggctcccctggtggaggaggggggctctcctggtggaggagggggctctcctggtggaggaggtgaggggctgcactggtggaggagggggctctcctggtggaggagggggggctctcctggtggaggagggggggctgcactggtggaggagggggctctcctggtggaggagggggctgcactggtggaggaggggctctcctggtggaggagggggctgcactggtggaggagggggggctgcactggtggaggagggggctctCCTGGTGTAGGGGGTGAGGGGCtctcctggtggaggagggggggctgcactggtggaggagggggctctcctggtggaggaggtgaggggctgcactggtggaggagggggggctgcactggtggaggagggggctctCCTGGTGGACGAGGTGAGGGGCTGCACTGGTGGAGGAGGGGGGCTgcactggtggaggagggggctctcctggtggaggaggtgaggggctgcactggtggaggagggggctctCCTGGTGGTGGAGGTGAGGGGCtctcctggtggaggagggggggctgcactggtggaggaggaggctctcctggtggaggaggtgaggggctgcactggtggaggagggggggctgcactggtggaggaggtgaggggctgatgctggaggaggagggggctctcctggtggaggaggtgaggggctgcactggtggaggagggggctctcctggtggaggggggggctctcctggtggaggaggtgaggggctgcactggtggaggagggggctctCCTGGTGGAGGGGGGGGGCTCCCCTGGTGGAGGAGGTGAGGGGCTGATGCTGGAGGAGGGGGGGCTgcactggtggaggagggggctctcctggtggaggggggggctctcctggtggaggaggtgaggggctgcactggtggaggagggggctctcctggtggaggaggggggggctctcctggtggaggagggggctctcctggtggaggaggtgaggggctctcctggtggaggagggggggctgcactggtggaggagggggctctcctggtggaggaggtgaggggctacactggtggaggaggtgaggggctcccctggtggaggagggggctcccctggtggaggagggggctctcctggtggaggagggggctcccctggtggaggaggtgaggggctgatgctggaggaggagggggctctcctggtggaggaggtgaggggctgcactggtggaggagggggctctcctggtggagggggggggctctcctggtggaggaggtgaggggctgcactggtggaggagggggctctcctggtggaggggggggggctcccctggtggaggaggtgaggggctgatgctggaggaggagggggctctcctggtggaggaggtgaggggctctcctggtggaggagggggctctcctggtggaggaggtgaggggctctcctggtggaggagggggggctgcactggtggaggagggggggggctctcctggtggaggagggggctcccctggtggaggagggggctcccctggtggaggaggtgaggggctgatgctggtggaggagggggctgcactggtggaggagagggctctcctggtggaggagggggggctcccctggtggaggagggggggggctgcactggtggaggagggggctctcctggtggaggagggggctctcctggtggaggagggggggctgcactggaggagggggggctctcctggtggaggagggggctctcctggtggaggagggggctctcctggtggaggaggagggggctctcctggtggaggagggggctctcctggtggaggagggggctctcctggtggaggagggggggctgcactggaggaggagggggctctCCTGGTGGAGGGGGGGGCTCCCCTGGTGGAGGAGGTGAGGGGCTGcactggtggaggaggaggggctgcactggaggaggagggggctctcctggtggaggaggagggggctctcctggtggaggagggggctctcctggtggaggagggggggctgcactggaggaggagggggctctcctggtggaggagggggctctCCTGGTGGAGGGGGGGCTCCCCTGGTGGAGGAGGTGAGGGGCTGCActggtggaggagaggaggaggggctgcactggaggaggagggggctctcctggtggaggaggagggggctctcctggtggaggagggggctctCCTGGTGGAGGGGGGGGCTCCCCTGGTGGAGGAGGTGAGGGGCTGcactggtggaggaggaggggctgcactggaggaggagggggctctcctggtggaggaggaggggctctcctggtggaggaggaggggctctcctggtggaggaggtgaggggctgcactggaggaggagggggctctcctggtggaggagggggctcccctggtggaggaggtgaggggctgcactggaggaggagggggctctcctggtggaggaggtgaggggctgcactggtggaggagggggctctcctggtggaggggggggggctcccctggtggaggaggtgaggggctgatgctggaggaggagggggctctcctggtggaggagggggctctCCTGGTGGAGGGGGGGCTCTCCTGGTGGAGGAGGTGAGGGGCTGCACTGGTGGAGGAGGTGAGGGGCTGCACTGGTGGAGGGGGCTCTCCTGGTGGAGGAGGTGAGGGGCTGATGCTGGAGGAGGGGGCTCTCCTGGTGGAGGAGGTGAGGGGCTCTCCTGGTGGAGGAGGTGAGGGGCTGCACTGGTGGAGGAGGTGAGGGGCtctcctggtggaggagggggctctcctggtggaggggggggggctgcactggtggaggagggggggggctctcctggtggaggagggggctcccctggtggaggagggggctcccctggtggaggaggtgaggggctgatgctggtggaggagggggctctgctggtggaggagggggctctCCTGGTGGAGGTGAGGGGCTGAtgctggtggaggagggggctgcactggtggaggagggggctctcctggtggaggagggggctcccctggtggaggaggtgaggggctgatgctggtggaggagggggctctcctggtggaggaggtgaggggctgatgctggtggaggaggggggggctgcactggtggaggaggctctcctggtggaggagggggctgcactggaggaggtgaggggctgatgctggtggaggagggggctgcactggaggaggagggggctctcctggtggaggagggggggctgcactggtggaggagggggggggggctcccctggtggaggaggtgaggggctgatgctggaggaggagggggctctcctggtggaggagggggctcccctggtggaggaggtgaggggctgatgctggtggaggagggggggggctgcactggtggaggaggctctcctggtggaggagggggctgcactggaggaggagggggctctcctggtggaggagggggctcccctggtggaggaggtgaggggctgatgctggtggaggagggggctgcactggaggaggagggggctctcctggtggaggagggggctcccctggtggaggaggtgaggggctgcactggaggaggagggggctcccctggtggaggagggggctcccctggtggaggaggtgaggggctctcctggtggaggaggtgaggggctgcactggaggaggagggggctcccctggtggaggaggtgaggggctgcactggtggaggagggggctctcctggtggaggagggggctcccctggtggaggaggtgaggggctcccctggtggaggaggtgaggggctgcactggaggaggagggggctcccctggtggaggaggtgaggggctctcctggtggaggagggggctctcctggtggaggaggtgaggggctgcactggaggaggagggggctcccctggtggaggaggtgaggggctgcactggaggaggagggggctcccctggtggaggaggtgaggggctgatgctggaggaggaggtcgGGCAGACTCAGGTTTCAGTCAGCCTCTCCGAGCCCGGGGCCGCCGCTCTCTCGCATCCACAGCTGTCTGCATCCATTGTCCCggccagagagacagacagagagggaGAGAGACTGCAGGGAGAGCCCGAGAGCTCAGGCAGCATCCTGCAGAGAGCCCACCCATAGACGGCCCTCAGGAAAAGAGACCTCCATCTGACAGAACAATAGCAGCCCCGCACAGAGGGACCGCCCTGAACAGCTGCACAAAGGGGATGAAAGAGACAGCCAGGGAAGAGAACAAAGCCGAGAGACGGCCGGCCTGAGGGAAGAGACACCCTCACCACTGTGTGTGGACGAGACGTCACCAGGTACAGAAAGGAGAGACCGCCGGCCATCGGCCTGAGAGAAGGACGGAGATGGAGAGAGGATTAACAGCAAGTGAGACCGACGACTGCCCGAGACCGCGGTCACCTGAGCCGACAGCCGAATGGTGAGTGTAATACGTGTCTGCGAGACGGCCAGCAACCATGACTGCGAGACTGCCAGCAACCATGACTGCGAGACTGCCAGCAACCATGACTGCGAGACTGCCAGCAACCATGACTGCGAGACTGCCAGCAACCATGACTGCGAGACGGCCAGCAACCATGACTGCGAGACTGCCAGCAACCATGACTGCGAGACTGCCAGCAACCATCACTGCGAGACTGCCAGCAACCATCACTGCGAGACGGCCAGCAACCATGACTGCGAGACTGCCAGCAACCATGACTGCGAGACTGCCAGCAACCATGACTGCGAGACATCCAGCAACCATGACTGCGAGACTGCCAGCAACCATGACTGCGAGACATCCAGCAACCATGACTGCGAGACTGCCAGCAACCATCACTGCGAGACTGCCAGCAACCATGACTGCGAGACATCCAGCAACCATCACTGCGAGACATCCAGCAACCATCACTGCGAGACTGCCAGCAACCATGACTGCGAGACGGCCAGCAACCATGACTGCGAGACTGCCAGCAACCATGACTGCGAGACTGCCAGCAACCATGACTGCGAGACTGCCAGCAACCATGACTGCGAGACTGCCAGCAACCATGACTGCGAGACGGCCAGCAACCATGACTGCGAGACTGCCAGCAACCATCACTGCGAGACTGCCAGCAACCATGACTGCGAGACTGCCAGCAACCATGACTGCGAGACTGCCAGCAACCATCACTGCGAGACATCCAGCAACCATGACTGCGAGACTGCCAGCAACCATGACTGCGAGACATCCAGCAACCATCACTGCGAGACATCCAGCAACCATGACTGCGAGACTGCCAGCAACCATCACTGCGAGACATCCAGCAACCATCACTGCGAGACATCCAGCAACCATGACTGCGAGACATCCAGCAACCATGACTGCGAGACTGCCAGCAACCATGACTGCGAGACATCCAGCAACCATGACTGCGAGACATCCAGCAACCATCACTGCGAGAATGCCAGCAACCATCACTGCGAGACTGCCAGCAACCATCACTGCGAGACGGCCAGCAACCATGACTGCGAGACTGCCAGCAACCATGACTGCGAGACTGCCAGCAACCATGACTGCGAGACTGCCAGCAACCATGACTGCGAGACTGCCAGCAACCATGACTGCGAGACATCCAGCAACCATGACTGCGAGACTGCCAGCAACCATCACTGCGAGACTGCCAGCAACCATGACTGCGAGACATCCAGCAACCATGACTGCGAGACTGCCAGCAACCATGACTGCGAGACGGCCAGCAACCATGACTGCGAGACTGCCAGCAACCATCACTGCGAGACTGCCAGCAACCATGACTGCGAGACTGCCAGCAACCATGACTGCGAGACTGCCAGCAACCATCACTGCGAGACATCCAGCAACCATGACTGCGAGACTGCCAGCAACCATGACTGCGAGACATCCAGCAACCATCACTGCGAGACATCCAGCAACCATGACTGCGAGACTGCCAGCAACCATCACTGCGAGACATCCAGCAACCATCACTGCGAGACATCCAGCAACCATGACTGCGAGACATCCAGCAACCATGACTGCGAGACTGCCAGCAACCATGACTGCGAGACATCCAGCAACCATGACTGCGAGACATCCAGCAACCATCACTGCGAGAATGCCAGCAACCATCACTGCGAGACTGCCAGCAACCATCACTGCGAGACGGCCAGCAACCATGACTGCGAGACTGCCAGCAACCATGACTGCGAGACTGCCAGCAACCATGACTGCGAGACTGCCAGCAACCATGACTGCGAGACTGCCAGCAACCATGACTGCGAGACATCCAGCAACCATGACTGCGAGACTGCCAGCAACCATCACTGCGAGACTGCCAGCAACCATGACTGCGAGACATCCAGCAACCATGACTGCGAGACATCCAGCAACCATGACTGCGAGACATCCAGCAACCATGACTGCAAGACATCCAACCATTGCACTACATCACCGCGAGACATCCAGCAACCATTGCACTACATCACTGCGAGACTGCCAACCATTGCACTACATCACTGCGAGACCGCCAACCATCACTGCGAGACCGCCAGCAACCATTCTGTTTTATCACTGTGAAAccaccacagagctgacgctctaataccgccattacccatctcattctccTCAGATCTCTCCGTACCACAGAGTTGACGCTCTAATgccgccattacccatctcattctccTCAGATCCAtccataccacagagctgacgctctaataccgccattacccatctcattctccTCAGATCTCTCCGTACCACAGAGttgacgctctaataccgccattacccatctcattctccTCAGATCCAtccataccacagagctgacgctctaataccgccattacccatctcattcccctcagatccctccataccacagagctgacgctctaataccaccattacccatctcattcccctcagatccctccgtaccacagagctgacgctctaataccaccgttacccatctcattctcctcagatctctccgtaccacagagctgatgctctaataccgccattacccatctcattcccctcagatctcTCCTTACCACAGaactgacgctctaataccgccattacccatctcattcccctcagatctctccttaccacagagctgacgctctaataccaccgttacccatctcattcccctcagatccctccataccacagagctgatgctctaataccgccattacccatctcattcccctcagatctctccgtaccacagagctgacgctctaataccgccattacccatctcattcccctcagatccctccgtaccacagagctgacgctctaataccaccGTTACCCATCTCATTCTCCTCAGATCCCTCCATACCACAGAGCTGatgctctaataccgccattacccatctcattcccctcacatctctccgtaccacagagctgacgctctaataccgccattacccatctcattcccctcagatctctccataccacagatctgacgctctaataccaccgttacccatctcattcccctcagatccctccataccacagagctgacgctctaataccgccattacccatctcattcccctcagatctctccgtaccacagagctgacgctctaataccgccattacccatctcattctccTCAGATCTCTCCGTACCACAGaactgacgctctaataccgccattacgcatctcattctcctcagatctctccgtaccacagagctgacgctctactaccgccattacccatctcattcccctcagatccctccgtaccacagagctgacgctctaataccaccgttacccatctcattcccctcagataataataataataataataataatctttatttatatagcgccaacatattccgcagcgctgtacagtttaacagtttcaaacacaaaagtcatatccctccgtaccacagagctgatgctctaataccgccattacccatctcattcccctcagatccctccatac
The Ranitomeya imitator isolate aRanImi1 chromosome 3, aRanImi1.pri, whole genome shotgun sequence genome window above contains:
- the LOC138671873 gene encoding clumping factor A-like, which gives rise to MVSVIRVCETASNHDCETASNHDCETASNHDCETASNHDCETASNHDCETASNHDCETASNHDCETASNHHCETASNHHCETASNHDCETASNHDCETASNHDCETSSNHDCETASNHDCETSSNHDCETASNHHCETASNHDCETSSNHHCETSSNHHCETASNHDCETASNHDCETASNHDCETASNHDCETASNHDCETASNHDCETASNHDCETASNHHCETASNHDCETASNHDCETASNHHCETSSNHDCETASNHDCETSSNHHCETSSNHDCETASNHHCETSSNHHCETSSNHDCETSSNHDCETASNHDCETSSNHDCETSSNHHCENASNHHCETASNHHCETASNHDCETASNHDCETASNHDCETASNHDCETASNHDCETSSNHDCETASNHHCETASNHDCETSSNHDCETASNHDCETASNHDCETASNHHCETASNHDCETASNHDCETASNHHCETSSNHDCETASNHDCETSSNHHCETSSNHDCETASNHHCETSSNHHCETSSNHDCETSSNHDCETASNHDCETSSNHDCETSSNHHCENASNHHCETASNHHCETASNHDCETASNHDCETASNHDCETASNHDCETASNHDCETSSNHDCETASNHHCETASNHDCETSSNHDCETSSNHDCETSSNHDCKTSNHCTTSPRDIQQPLHYITARLPTIALHHCETANHHCETASNHSVLSL